Proteins encoded by one window of Bacteroidia bacterium:
- a CDS encoding T9SS type A sorting domain-containing protein, producing MAIPILFFVLVITASAVDARQKTFYAVAAQTYVSELVDSHSLYADTIYVKDFVALIVDRSATFTHCTLVMGSGSSIVVNSGISVTVTHNTLLYSCPQMWQGITLQPAAKLMMEGSTLKDAQTGIMAQNGSRFDIVNSRIVDCVTGIETAATGLMGQTTGTVTGTEFGLVNLALKGEYNTQPQHGKVGRAGMLINDLAAITIGNYNMNENLFHDLNFGIEIHNSNVDVVNCRFEKMTTDYVYAQQPYLVQAPFGAAITARRTNDFKYNLNVSPLTNGGTTIDNANYGIYTNFYSATIKGISMKNVAVGTKSEESHSKCSVVVMQCNIEAFYKGIDWVDNDGASLMRAEDNTIVVERKNQYSKGGMCISMNEFVQGNNANYQIVNNNHLETKGTATGIFARGVENASVKDNLIFTNLSQQPTSGASGMVFENGSMNGVSCNAVTNTIPHSNIKTVGMFVSMSTNNKINCNNFGTNLVQGSTGPYRGMSFAGECDVFNDVAGNVMTECVEGLYLNNVSRIGQQIHRGNVWNNPQIGNTTAINQNTFNNNYLNSRIRYNPNSGTAYYPNTISPPLWFDPDISTSDFTSCGTQVCNTAITGGGGDEEHLKLVARDSAISFDYRDENLNQAQSNLYALLQEDSLLRTSDSVFQNFYGNKQTVAIGQLQAVKESMSAANRFTPMQEATLALADILIKIMIDSIAVLDSLYATDSISGYSTQRENLITTLNTLNVTVATLLQQHDAMADSTYNAAALKNSAVLPAELPEINHKQVNEMILQYKENGQGSISSNFAALFAIAQQCPYSGGPAVYQARALLEKINDTLEYYDDAVCLQSGIYRLMTTDVNSIAVAYDYKLIPNPASQQVTVALNFTNEEAVNFEIRNVLGAKINEFVIDKGIKSIVISVNNYDQGIYFIRLRKDGLTLNTKKLIVIQ from the coding sequence GTGGCTATACCTATTTTGTTTTTTGTGTTAGTAATAACTGCAAGTGCTGTTGATGCCCGTCAAAAAACATTTTATGCAGTTGCGGCTCAAACGTATGTTTCTGAGTTGGTGGACAGCCATAGCCTCTATGCAGACACTATTTATGTAAAAGACTTTGTAGCATTAATCGTAGACAGGTCTGCCACCTTCACCCACTGCACCTTAGTTATGGGTTCGGGCAGCAGTATTGTTGTTAACAGCGGCATATCCGTCACCGTTACTCACAACACGCTGTTGTACTCCTGCCCACAAATGTGGCAAGGCATCACGCTGCAGCCTGCTGCCAAACTGATGATGGAGGGCAGCACCCTGAAAGATGCTCAAACGGGTATTATGGCTCAAAATGGCAGCCGCTTTGATATTGTAAATTCAAGGATAGTGGACTGTGTGACGGGCATTGAAACTGCTGCCACAGGCCTGATGGGTCAAACCACTGGAACGGTAACAGGCACAGAGTTTGGGCTGGTAAACTTAGCGCTGAAAGGCGAATATAACACACAACCACAGCATGGCAAGGTTGGAAGAGCCGGCATGCTGATAAATGACTTAGCCGCCATAACCATTGGCAATTATAACATGAATGAAAACCTGTTTCATGATCTTAATTTTGGCATTGAAATACACAACAGCAATGTGGATGTTGTTAACTGCCGTTTTGAGAAGATGACAACAGACTATGTTTATGCGCAGCAGCCCTATTTGGTACAGGCACCTTTCGGGGCAGCCATAACAGCAAGAAGGACGAATGATTTCAAGTACAATTTAAATGTCAGCCCATTGACCAATGGAGGCACCACAATAGATAATGCCAATTACGGTATTTATACCAATTTTTATAGCGCCACCATTAAAGGAATATCAATGAAAAATGTTGCTGTAGGAACAAAGTCTGAGGAATCGCATTCTAAATGCAGTGTAGTGGTGATGCAGTGCAATATAGAAGCCTTTTATAAAGGAATAGACTGGGTGGATAATGATGGTGCCTCGTTGATGCGAGCAGAGGACAATACAATAGTAGTGGAGCGTAAAAACCAGTATTCAAAAGGCGGCATGTGTATTAGTATGAATGAGTTTGTGCAGGGTAATAATGCCAACTATCAGATTGTAAACAACAATCATTTGGAAACAAAGGGCACGGCCACAGGCATATTTGCCAGAGGAGTAGAAAATGCAAGTGTTAAAGACAATTTGATATTTACCAATTTAAGCCAACAGCCTACATCCGGTGCCAGTGGAATGGTGTTTGAGAATGGCAGCATGAATGGTGTTAGCTGCAATGCTGTTACCAATACCATACCGCATAGCAACATAAAGACCGTAGGCATGTTTGTGAGTATGAGTACAAACAACAAAATTAATTGTAATAATTTTGGAACCAATTTGGTGCAAGGCAGCACAGGGCCATATAGAGGGATGAGTTTTGCAGGAGAATGTGACGTGTTTAATGATGTTGCCGGCAATGTGATGACAGAATGTGTTGAAGGTTTGTATCTCAACAACGTATCACGCATAGGGCAGCAAATACACAGAGGCAATGTGTGGAATAACCCACAGATTGGAAATACTACGGCTATTAATCAGAATACTTTTAATAACAATTATTTAAATTCAAGAATTCGGTATAATCCAAATTCCGGAACTGCCTATTATCCTAATACAATTTCTCCCCCATTATGGTTTGACCCTGATATTTCGACCAGTGACTTTACCAGTTGCGGTACTCAGGTATGCAATACAGCAATAACCGGTGGTGGCGGAGATGAGGAGCATTTGAAGCTGGTAGCCCGCGACAGCGCCATATCATTTGATTACAGAGACGAAAACCTGAATCAGGCGCAGAGCAACCTCTATGCCTTGTTGCAGGAAGATTCGCTGCTGCGGACAAGCGACTCTGTGTTTCAAAATTTTTATGGCAATAAACAAACCGTAGCCATTGGGCAGTTGCAAGCAGTTAAAGAGAGCATGAGTGCAGCCAACCGTTTTACCCCCATGCAGGAAGCAACACTTGCCCTGGCCGACATCCTGATAAAAATTATGATAGACAGCATTGCCGTGTTAGACAGCCTGTATGCAACCGACAGCATTAGCGGATATAGTACACAGCGCGAGAATTTAATAACAACATTAAACACGCTGAATGTAACCGTGGCAACTCTTTTGCAGCAGCATGATGCAATGGCAGACAGCACATATAATGCAGCAGCATTAAAAAACAGTGCCGTGTTGCCGGCAGAGCTGCCTGAAATAAACCACAAGCAGGTGAATGAAATGATATTGCAATATAAAGAAAACGGACAAGGCAGCATCAGCAGTAATTTTGCAGCATTGTTTGCCATTGCACAGCAATGCCCCTACTCAGGCGGCCCGGCAGTGTATCAGGCAAGGGCATTGCTTGAAAAAATAAATGATACCCTTGAATATTATGATGATGCTGTATGTTTGCAAAGCGGCATTTACAGATTAATGACAACGGATGTAAATAGCATTGCTGTTGCTTATGACTATAAGCTGATACCCAACCCTGCATCGCAACAGGTGACGGTAGCATTGAATTTCACCAATGAAGAAGCTGTAAATTTTGAGATACGCAATGTGTTGGGTGCAAAAATTAATGAGTTTGTGATAGATAAGGGAATAAAGTCAATAGTCATATCGGTGAACAACTATGATCAGGGCATTTATTTTATCAGACTGCGCAAAGACGGACTTACACTGAACACTAAAAAACTGATTGTCATCCAATGA
- a CDS encoding energy transducer TonB yields the protein MKKVIIFGFIFLTSVVAIAQSGEVFTTVEKMPEFPGGQTGLQEYLLKNIKYPEEARNNVVEGVSYINFVVSSTGEVTGARVLKGNNEQFNQEALRVINAMPRWQPGMQAGQTVSVQYTLPVRFSLTVPDKEEKKHKK from the coding sequence ATGAAAAAGGTTATCATTTTCGGATTTATTTTTCTCACTTCGGTTGTGGCAATTGCGCAGTCGGGTGAGGTATTTACTACAGTGGAAAAAATGCCTGAATTTCCAGGTGGACAAACAGGCTTACAGGAATATCTTCTAAAAAACATCAAATATCCCGAGGAGGCAAGGAACAATGTAGTGGAAGGCGTTTCGTATATAAACTTTGTGGTGTCGTCAACCGGAGAGGTTACCGGTGCCCGCGTTTTGAAAGGAAACAATGAGCAGTTTAATCAGGAAGCATTGCGTGTTATTAATGCCATGCCACGCTGGCAACCAGGTATGCAGGCCGGACAGACTGTAAGTGTGCAATATACTTTACCTGTACGTTTTTCATTGACAGTGCCTGATAAAGAAGAGAAAAAGCATAAAAAATAG